In a single window of the Drosophila albomicans strain 15112-1751.03 unplaced genomic scaffold, ASM965048v2 utg000233l_pilon, whole genome shotgun sequence genome:
- the LOC127566300 gene encoding uncharacterized protein LOC127566300 yields MSKSQKSEKDSKHSLKLPTTVRRLSSASPAPSGSQSATPAAQLRVKVDRPSPSASAKTPLLRTSSTALRSQATTRSVQAKYSKTRAMALSNFVAVSDRLVHFESRVRGPAAEDDNVHTYEIRRDRLQVLWDNVEAAYSTCADALHQDGDSEGTQAMEAKYDHCYAVYERCLARVKGQITQVSGSSRSEASVPPVYSSGCRLPPVDTEVFRGDYLRWPTFRDLFTAIYVNNPRLTPVEKLFHLNSKTADEANEIVAKFPLTNDGFASAWGALCERFENKRLLITSQLKILFNLSTVTQESGAAIKELQSTIQRCLTALEHSDISLTLSLWEQSLVDKAKIPAWQDMSTFLNERYRTLEAIEDVKQTANSQIATAGPSRPQNSKRVNSFEARVTPKGKSCDLCSKENHPVRVCPRFLQMSVNERMTYIKQKSLCLNCFARGHQLRECTSAHNCFTCKGRHNTLLHRGDSAHNGASSSSNIQSTPNPTATNVQNFFANNAQNVLLGTAVINVCHLGTTYTARALIDSGSEATFISERLFQRIKLPFQSVRAQVSGLNHAVAAQSQKLCHFSIGSPTKPRLHIETSAFVIPQLAGKLPSFDMPRTFLKDLPAIELADPHFYKSAQIDVLIGADILPSVILSGSRPNICGSLLGQETVFGWILTGPVSQSMSTTVSAFSTRVALQADEQLDSLLSKFWEVEDIPAKLIKESDFVCEENFVKTTSRSTCGRYRVTLPFRKPDGIELGHSRSIALAQFLKNENRLSRNDSLKEQYNAVLQEYVDLGHMTPISLQAIGTTPNFYLPHHAVFKPDSTTTKVRVVFNASCPSSNGKSLNDILHSGPILQSDLTMQILRWRYYRYVFNADITKMYRQILMDSKHTPFQRILFRTSDGEIRDFELNTVTFGVNCAPFLALRVLQQLADDIRLEYPLASRVISNNMYVDDVLAGTHTKEEAIRTIAEVCAALDSAGFPLRKWTSNHKSVLKDIPKDHLLREDFLELEDSSTAKTLGIRWQAHDDEFFFMPPEVAHQDSYTKREVLSQIAKLFDPAGWLAPFVIRAKIFMQEIWLRTFEWDEHLPTDLSLQWKEYLQSYPALGKIRIPRWVQFQTRVKLQYHGFCDASERAYGAAIYVRVETANKVSTHLLTAKTKVAPVKSLSVPRLELCGAVLLAELSAALLLNLPAESFQTFFWTDSTIVLAWLNKPPCRWTTFVANRVAKIVQASDAKNWSHVRSEHNPADLASRGVLPQELVRNPLWWHGPEWLHLPSDQWPTSPSPIPETLLEQRIKCNVAKSPPTPDFLSRFSEFGRALRTSAYVLRFIDRSRKLAIPSSIVVQADELSRIQERLIVMVQRHTFPQEYHCLQSKQQVPSSSSIRNLNPFLDGKGILRACGRLRASHSLRYDESHPIILSYSSSFARLLVRFTHRISLHGGNQVVMRLIRSRFWIPKLKVLVKSTINSCKVCVIYKKRLQTQMMGDLPKERASYSRPFTHTGVDFAGPFEIKNYTGRACLITKGYVCVFVCFSTKAIHLEATSDLTTEKFLAAFSPDKVISNDFLEATRECIIAQHAHKSLSWHFNPPGAPHMGGLWEAGVKSFKALFYKATSTSKYTFEELSTLLAKIEACLNSRPISPMSEDPSDLLTLTPGHFLIGGPLISVLEPPINQPATSILNRWQRLKALHQQFCFRWKDEYLKELHKRTKWQSPTRNLRIGDMVVIKEDNLPSNEWRLGRVLTTCPGTDAKVRVVDVLTARGTIRRPVAKLILLPMDSKTDPSTSEGLKDE; encoded by the exons ATGTCCAAGAGCCAAAAGAGCGAAAAGGACTCAAAACACTCGCTAAAGCTTCCGACCACAGTTCGTCGCCTGTCGTCCGCTTCGCCCGCTCCTTCGGGGTCCCAATCCGCCACACCTGCCGCTCAACTCCGAGTAAAGGTCGATCGTCCGTCGCCGTCTGCTTCTGCAAAGACTCCGCTGTTGCGCACATCTTCGACTGCTCTACGTAGTCAGGCAACTACCCGTTCCGTCCAAGCTAAATATAGCAAAACCCGTGCGATGGCTCTCAGCAATTTCGTCGCCGTCTCTGACAGACTGGTGCATTTCGAGAGTCGGGTCAGAGGGCCTGCAGCCGAAGACGACAATGTACACACGTACGAAATCCGTCGTGACCGGCTGCAAGTCCTCTGGGACAACGTCGAAGCCGCTTATTCCACATGTGCTGATGCACTGCATCAAGACGGCGACAGTGAAGGCACACAGGCGATGGAGGCAAAATACGATCACTGCTATGCAGTGTACGAGCGGTGTCTCGCCCGTGTTAAGGGGCAAATTACCCAGGTTTCCGGGTCCAGCAGGAGTGAAGCATCCGTTCCTCCTGTATACTCCAGTGGCTGCCGGCTCCCTCCAGTCGACACCGAAGTTTTCCGTGGGGATTACTTGCGGTGGCCGACTTTCCGTGACCTTTTCACGGCCATCTATGTCAACAATCCAAGGTTGACTCCGGTCGAGAAACTTTTCCATCTGAATTCGAAGACCGCAGATGAGGCCAATGAAATAGTAGCCAAATTTCCGCTGACGAACGATGGTTTCGCGTCGGCTTGGGGTGCTCTCTGCGAACGTTTTGAGAACAAGCGCTTGTTAATAACAAGCCAGTTGAAGATCCTGTTTAACCTGTCCACGGTTACCCAAGAGTCGGGAGCAGCTATCAAGGAGCTGCAGAGCACGATTCAGCGTTGCTTGACCGCTCTTGAGCATTCAGACATTTCC CTCACACTCTCGTTGTGGGAGCAATCGTTGGTGGACAAAGCGAAAATTCCCGCATGGCAGGATATGAGCACGTTCCTCAATGAGCGCTACCGTACGCTCGAAGCGATTGAGGACGTAAAACAGACTGCCAATTCACAGATCGCGACTGCAGGACCATCCCGTCCGCAGAATTCGAAGCGAGTCAACTCCTTTGAGGCCCGAGTCACTCCGAAAGGCAAATCGTGTGACTTGTGCTCAAAGGAGAATCACCCTGTCCGGGTGTGTCCGCGTTTTTTGCAAATGTCGGTCAACGAGAGGATGACATACATCAAACAGAAAAGTCTCTGTTTGAACTGTTTCGCAAGAGGTCACCAACTCCGAGAGTGTACAAGTGCGCACAATTGCTTTACTTGCAAAGGGCGGCACAACACTCTTCTCCATCGGGGTGACAGTGCCCACAATGGTGCCTCTTCATCGTCCAACATACAGTCCACTCCAAATCCAACGGCAACAAATGTGCAGAATTTCTTTGCTAATAATGCTCAGAATGTCCTTCTCGGCACGGCGGTCATCAATGTTTGCCACTTGGGCACTACATATACCGCACGTGCGTTAATTGATTCCGGGTCCGAAGCGACCTTCATTTCTGAGCGTTTGTTCCAACGCATTAAGTTGCCTTTCCAGTCCGTGCGAGCCCAGGTATCCGGGCTAAATCACGCAGTTGCGGCTCAATCGCAGAAGTTATGTCACTTCAGCATTGGTTCTCCGACGAAGCCGAGGCTCCATATCGAGACTTCGGCATTCGTAATTCCACAGTTGGCAGGCAAACTGCCCTCCTTCGATATGCCGCGAACTTTCCTCAAGGATCTACCAGCGATAGAACTGGCAGATCCACATTTCTACAAGAGCGCTCAGATCGATGTACTAATTGGCGCGGATATCCTTCCGTCGGTCATCTTGAGCGGCTCCCGGCCAAACATTTGTGGCTCACTCCTTGGGCAGGAAACCGTGTTTGGCTGGATTCTTACCGGCCCCGTCTCCCAGAGTATGTCGACAACTGTTTCTGCGTTTTCGACAAGAGTCGCCCTCCAAGCAGACGAACAGCTCGACAGCCTACTTTCCAAATTTTGGGAGGTGGAGGATATTCCAGCGAAGCTGATAAAGGAGTCAGACTTCGTTTGCGAAGAAAACTTCGTTAAGACTACTTCTCGTAGCACATGTGGCAGATATCGGGTGACTCTTCCATTCCGGAAGCCCGATGGCATTGAACTGGGTCATTCCAGATCTATAGCGTTGGCTCAATTCCTCAAGAACGAGAATCGTTTGTCAAGAAACGATTCTCTAAAGGAACAGTACAATGCCGTTCTCCAGGAGTACGTGGACTTGGGTCATATGACACCCATATCGCTTCAGGCGATTGGCACGACTCCTAATTTCTACCTGCCTCACCACGCCGTGTTCAAACCGGATAGCACCACAACGAAGGTGCGGGTCGTTTTCAACGCATCTTGTCCATCCTCAAATGGCAAGAGTCTGAATGATATCCTTCATTCAGGGCCCATTCTCCAATCGGATCTTACGATGCAGATCCTCCGATGGCGATACTATCGATATGTGTTCAATGCGGACATAACGAAGATGTATCGCCAAATCCTCATGGACTCAAAGCACACACCGTTCCAACGAATTCTGTTCCGCACGTCGGACGGTGAGATCCGTGACTTTGAGTTGAACACAGTGACATTCGGTGTCAACTGTGCGCCTTTCCTGGCTCTACGAGTCCTCCAGCAACTTGCTGATGACATACGCTTGGAGTATCCTCTCGCAAGCCGAGTCATCTCCAACAACATGTACGTGGACGACGTCCTAGCGGGGACACACACGAAAGAAGAGGCCATCCGGACCATCGCGGAAGTGTGTGCAGCCCTGGACAGCGCTGGCTTCCCGCTGAGGAAGTGGACGTCGAACCATAAGAGCGTGCTGAAGGACATTCCAAAGGACCATCTACTTCGAGAAGATTTCCTCGAACTCGAAGATTCCAGTACGGCGAAAACTCTGGGCATCAGGTGGCAAGCTCACGATGACGAGTTCTTCTTCATGCCACCAGAAGTTGCCCATCAGGACTCCTACACGAAGAGGGAAGTGCTTTCGCAAATCGCTAAGCTTTTCGACCCAGCCGGGTGGCTGGCCCCTTTCGTTATCCGAGCCAAGATCTTCATGCAGGAGATCTGGCTGAGAACGTTCGAATGGGACGAACATTTACCCACGGATCTTTCACTCCAATGGAAGGAATACCTCCAGAGCTATCCTGCTCTGGGAAAGATCCGGATTCCAAGATGGGTCCAATTCCAGACGCGAGTGAAGCTCCAGTACCACGGATTCTGTGATGCGTCAGAACGGGCGTATGGAGCAGCGATCTATGTCCGTGTGGAAACGGCGAACAAGGTTTCCACACATCTCCTTACTGCGAAGACAAAGGTGGCTCCGGTCAAGTCTCTCTCAGTGCCACGTCTGGAGCTTTGTGGCGCAGTCCTGTTGGCTGAGTTATCTGCAGCCCTCCTCCTGAATCTGCCAGCAGAAAGTTTCCAGACTTTCTTTTGGACCGACTCAACAATTGTTCTCGCCTGGTTGAACAAGCCACCCTGCCGATGGACAACCTTTGTGGCCAATCGAGTGGCCAAGATTGTCCAAGCCAGCGACGCCAAGAACTGGTCGCATGTGCGATCCGAGCACAATCCGGCAGATCTGGCAAGCCGTGGTGTCCTGCCACAAGAATTGGTTCGTAATCCGTTGTGGTGGCATGGACCAGAGTGGCTTCATCTCCCGTCGGATCAATGGCCAACTTCTCCAAGTCCCATTCCGGAGACTCTGCTGGAGCAGCGGATTAAGTGCAACGTCGCTAAGTCACCTCCGACTCCCGACTTCCTGAGCAGGTTCTCTGAGTTTGGCAGGGCACTGCGCACGTCTGCCTATGTTCTCCGATTCATCGATAGGAGTCGGAAGTTGGCAATTCCAAGCTCTATCGTGGTCCAGGCGGATGAGCTGTCACGGATCCAAGAGCGGCTAATCGTCATGGTTCAACGACACACTTTTCCTCAGGAATACCACTGTCTGCAGTCCAAGCAGCAGGTCCCTTCCTCAAGTTCAATCCGAAACTTGAACCCTTTCCTCGATGGCAAGGGGATTCTACGGGCCTGTGGGCGTCTGAGGGCGTCCCACTCGCTGCGTTATGATGAGAGTCATCCAATAATCCTCTCGTATTCCTCGTCCTTTGCACGACTACTGGTTCGTTTCACCCATCGTATATCCTTACATGGGGGTAACCAAGTCGTCATGCGGCTGATCCGTTCCAGATTCTGGATACCAAAATTGAAGGTCCTCGTTAAATCCACCATCAACTCCTGCAAGGTTTGCGTCATCTACAAGAAGAGATTGCAGACCCAAATGATGGGGGACTTGCCCAAGGAAAGGGCGTCCTACTCGAGACCTTTCACGCACACTGGAGTCGACTTCGCCGGCCCATTCGAAATAAAGAATTACACTGGCCGAGCCTGCCTCATCACCAAGGGGTATGTCTGCGTCTTCGTGTGCTTCAGCACGAAGGCGATCCACTTGGAGGCAACATCGGATCTCACGACGGAGAAATTCCTGGCCGCATTCTCCC CTGACAAGGTGATCTCCAACGACTTCTTGGAAGCGACGAGGGAGTGCATCATCGCACAACACGCCCACAAGAGCCTATCCTGGCACTTCAACCCGCCGGGCGCCCCGCATATGGGTGGATTATGGGAAGCCGGCGTAAAGAGTTTTAAGGCACTCTTTTACAAGGCGACATCCACCTCGAAATATACGTTCGAAGAGTTGTCCACTCTTCTCGCTAAGATCGAAGCATGCCTGAATTCGAGGCCGATTTCCCCTATGTCCGAGGATCCTTCGGACTTACTAACGCTCACTCCTGGCCATTTCCTCATAGGTGGCCCTCTTATTTCGGTGTTGGAACCTCCAATTAACCAACCGGCCACCTCCATCCTCAATCGATGGCAGCGACTGAAGGCTCTCcaccaacaattttgtttccGTTGGAAAGATGAGTACCTGAAGGAGCTGCACAAACGGACGAAATGGCAATCCCCTACTCGGAACCTTCGGATCGGTGACATGGTCGTCATAAAAGAAGACAACCTCCCCTCGAACGAGTGGCGCCTAGGACGGGTGCTGACGACGTGTCCAGGCACCGATGCCAAGGTCCGAGTTGTAGATGTGCTCACGGCGCGGGGTACTATCCGACGACCCGTTGCCAAACTTATTTTACTCCCGATGGACAGCAAGACTGACCCCTCCACGTCAGAAGGACTGAAGGACGAATAA